Within Myxococcus fulvus, the genomic segment GCGTGGCCGGCTCCGGCGCGGGCGCGGCCGCGACGGGGAGCGTGACGAAGAGGGCCAGCAGGAAGATGCGCTGACACGACGACGGGCGGGACCCGGGCATGGAACGCCTCGACTGTGAGAGGACCCCGTGAAGGGTGGGGCCCTCGCGAGTCTGAGCGCTCCTGGCGCGAGCGCAAGTCCTCAGGGGCGCGGGCCGTAGGTGGGGATGGGGGCGCCGACCTCCAGGGCGCCGAGGTCCGGGGCCGAGCCAGCGAAGCCGTCCGTGATGTTGTCGAGCGGCGTGCCGGCGTTCTCCACGGTGGAGCCCGCGCGAGGACGCAGGTCGGGTGCGGCATACAGCGTCATGGGGGACGCGGGGTAGGCGACCGTCGCCGCGAAGACCCCGAGGTCCACCTGGACAGCGTGCTTCTCGGTGGTGTTGGCGCGCAGGTCGTTCAGGCTGGTGAGGCGCGTGCCGCCCCAGTTGACGTTGAAGGTGCCGGAGGTGGAGCCGAAGCCGTCGTGGTCCAGGTCGGCGTTCGCCGTGGTGAGCGAGGGGAGGTGGAGGACGCTGCCCTGGGCGCTGCCGCTGCTGTAGCCGTTGAACGTTCCTCCGGGCCCGCCGATGAACAGGTTGTTGCGCGCGTGGAGGTGGGCCACGGGCGTGGTCGCGGTGATGCCGAAGGCGTCACCGTGCTTCACCACGGTGTTGTGCAGGAGCACGTCGCCCGAGCTGCCCCGGTAGAGTTTGAAGGCGATGTGCACCGCGTTGTAGACGGTGTTGCGGACGAAGTACGTCGGCCCGCCCAGGCTCGGCTGGGACGACAGGGCGATGAAGTTGTTGGTGAGGCGGTTGCCGACGATGCGGCAGTTGTGGGCGCAGAAGTCCGCCTCGACGCCGTCGTCCGCGTTGCCGATGAGGTCATTGTCGAGGACATCGATGCTGTACTGGTCCACCGCGGCGTCGTCCTCCATGAAGGAGATGCCGTCGCGAAAGCCGGTGACGCGGTTGTTCTGGATGACGTGTCCGGGCCCGGTGACGCAGATGCCCTCGCCCTGGTTGTTGCCGTTGACGCCGAGCGAGGACTCCGCCCAGGTGGTGATGCCCGTCACGACGTTGTCGGCGATGTACGCGTTCTCCGCGCGCAGGAAGGTGACGACCGCGTCGCCGCCGTTCGCGGAGGTGGCGTTGATGGTGGAGCGGGTGAGGGAGAAGTTCTTCGTCCCGTTGAAGCGCAGGCGGCCGTTGAGGGTGAGCCGGTCGAAGTGAACGTGGTTCTGGTTGAACAGGTTGACGGGGCCGTTGATGACGGTGCCCGACGTGCCTCGCAGGACGATGGGCTTGCCCTCCGTGCCGCTGCGCGACCAGTCGAAGCCGCTGTATGTCCCGCTGCCGAGCTCGAGCAGGTCTCCGGGCTGGGCGCTCGCCGCGATGCTGGCGAAGTTGGCGGGCGTCACGGCCTTGACAGGAGCGTTCGCCATGGGGGCGGGGACCGCGCGCGTGGTGGCCGTCGCGGTGCGCACGGTGCCGCCACCATCCGGGTCGACGAGCGTGAGCTCCACGTCGTACGGCGTCGCGGGCTGGAGCCCGAAGATGCTGCCGGAGTGACGCTGGGCCCAGGAGAAGCCTTCGTTGCTCCCGGCGGGGATACGGCGCAGGGGCAGGGCCTTGCGCCAGG encodes:
- a CDS encoding right-handed parallel beta-helix repeat-containing protein; this encodes MSPRILRTWCGAAALFLSVACGDNGNDDTRDDAGTNTPDGSVPTPDAGTPDSGAPEEDGGTNASPDGGPSGGPNATVPGAVTLPFPTLQHLTVEWAFTGDANANGTVTVRFRPAGSSTWRKALPLRRIPAGSNEGFSWAQRHSGSIFGLQPATPYDVELTLVDPDGGGTVRTATATTRAVPAPMANAPVKAVTPANFASIAASAQPGDLLELGSGTYSGFDWSRSGTEGKPIVLRGTSGTVINGPVNLFNQNHVHFDRLTLNGRLRFNGTKNFSLTRSTINATSANGGDAVVTFLRAENAYIADNVVTGITTWAESSLGVNGNNQGEGICVTGPGHVIQNNRVTGFRDGISFMEDDAAVDQYSIDVLDNDLIGNADDGVEADFCAHNCRIVGNRLTNNFIALSSQPSLGGPTYFVRNTVYNAVHIAFKLYRGSSGDVLLHNTVVKHGDAFGITATTPVAHLHARNNLFIGGPGGTFNGYSSGSAQGSVLHLPSLTTANADLDHDGFGSTSGTFNVNWGGTRLTSLNDLRANTTEKHAVQVDLGVFAATVAYPASPMTLYAAPDLRPRAGSTVENAGTPLDNITDGFAGSAPDLGALEVGAPIPTYGPRP